The proteins below come from a single Arthrobacter crystallopoietes genomic window:
- a CDS encoding DUF5998 family protein, translated as MSHSSTTERRSLDEDLNRAGFYPVMVADVVHDALDEREPLSHVVHLETHFDRNEVHRHITVLVLTEDMLVITHVDDQQLDDAGQQMVAQISTESVPVSQIRSVVLSYIYAQPQDYKPSDQARELTLAIAWSGGQRLDMGPAGCADPQCDADHGYTGNIVQEDIVLRVSAEADGAQAVQNAKSFARALRKVNTSTPVPVRTAETVQPRQRLGTRLARGHHQR; from the coding sequence ATGAGCCATTCTTCAACCACCGAACGACGCAGCCTCGACGAGGACCTGAACAGGGCAGGTTTTTACCCCGTTATGGTGGCCGATGTGGTTCATGACGCTCTCGATGAGCGCGAGCCGCTGTCCCACGTGGTGCACTTGGAAACCCATTTTGACCGCAACGAAGTGCACCGCCACATCACCGTCCTTGTACTGACCGAGGACATGCTGGTGATCACCCATGTCGACGACCAGCAGCTCGACGATGCCGGGCAGCAGATGGTTGCCCAGATCTCCACGGAATCGGTTCCGGTCAGCCAGATCCGTTCCGTCGTGCTCAGCTACATCTACGCCCAGCCCCAGGACTACAAGCCATCGGATCAGGCCCGGGAGCTCACGCTGGCTATCGCGTGGTCCGGCGGGCAGCGCCTGGATATGGGACCGGCAGGATGCGCCGATCCGCAGTGCGACGCGGATCACGGCTACACCGGCAACATTGTGCAGGAAGACATTGTCCTGCGGGTCAGCGCCGAAGCGGACGGGGCGCAGGCCGTCCAGAATGCCAAGAGCTTTGCCCGCGCGCTGCGGAAGGTCAATACCTCCACCCCGGTCCCGGTCCGGACCGCGGAAACGGTGCAGCCGCGTCAACGCCTGGGGACCAGGCTGGCCCGCGGACACCACCAGCGCTAG
- a CDS encoding alkaline phosphatase family protein, with protein MPLHHEPLPPAPGFGRDTIADVFSSAAAALDVPGFENVLGLPGASRICVVMVDGLGKALLNQRGGHAPFLRKCLENSRTLRSAFPSTTASSLASLGTGLEPGLHGMVGYDVLDPAQDKVVNQLGGWDAEVDPRKWQPHATVFERAAEHVSVTTVSLPKFANSGMTQAALRGGTFIPATSGHARTQATVEALSGQDRALVYLYFNELDKAGHRYGSSSAEWGNALEEMDSDMRRLAGQLPPDTLLLLTADHGMLDVSREHRYDYSLQPELVEGVRHTGGEPRLVHLYLEPDAGARQRDKLTKAWRESFGKHAWILDRDEAVAHGLFGRVDASVLPRIGDLMIAAREPIALYDTRRVAERAMDVVGQHGSLTRAEREVPLLTLGSTVRSLGKKNTAKGK; from the coding sequence ATGCCGTTGCATCACGAACCGCTGCCCCCGGCACCCGGCTTCGGCCGGGACACCATCGCCGATGTCTTCAGCAGCGCGGCAGCAGCCCTTGACGTACCGGGTTTTGAAAATGTCCTGGGTCTGCCCGGCGCCAGTCGCATCTGTGTAGTCATGGTGGACGGGCTGGGAAAGGCCCTGCTCAACCAGCGCGGCGGGCATGCCCCGTTCCTGCGTAAATGCCTTGAAAACTCGCGCACGCTGCGCAGCGCCTTCCCGTCAACGACGGCGTCGTCGCTCGCCAGTTTAGGGACCGGACTCGAGCCCGGCCTGCACGGCATGGTCGGCTACGACGTGCTGGATCCGGCGCAGGACAAAGTGGTCAACCAGCTGGGTGGCTGGGACGCGGAAGTGGATCCGCGCAAGTGGCAGCCGCATGCCACCGTCTTCGAACGCGCTGCGGAGCACGTGTCCGTTACCACCGTCAGCCTGCCAAAGTTTGCTAACTCCGGCATGACGCAGGCGGCACTGCGCGGCGGAACCTTCATCCCGGCGACCTCGGGTCATGCACGGACCCAGGCCACCGTCGAGGCTCTGTCCGGCCAGGACCGGGCGCTGGTCTATCTGTATTTCAACGAGCTGGACAAGGCGGGGCACCGCTACGGCAGTTCGTCGGCGGAGTGGGGCAATGCCCTGGAGGAGATGGATTCGGACATGCGCCGGCTGGCCGGCCAGTTGCCTCCCGATACGCTGCTCCTGCTGACTGCGGACCACGGCATGCTGGACGTCTCCCGTGAACACCGGTACGACTATTCCCTGCAGCCGGAACTGGTCGAGGGGGTCCGCCACACGGGCGGTGAACCGCGGCTGGTGCATTTGTATCTAGAGCCCGACGCCGGTGCGCGGCAACGTGACAAGCTCACCAAAGCATGGCGTGAGTCGTTCGGCAAGCATGCCTGGATTCTTGATCGGGACGAAGCTGTCGCACACGGACTTTTCGGCCGCGTGGATGCTTCTGTTCTGCCTCGGATCGGGGATCTGATGATCGCGGCCCGGGAACCGATCGCCCTGTACGATACGCGCCGGGTGGCGGAGCGTGCCATGGACGTGGTGGGCCAGCATGGGTCATTGACCCGCGCCGAACGCGAAGTGCCGTTGCTGACGCTGGGCTCAACGGTCCGTTCACTCGGCAAAAAGAACACCGCCAAGGGAAAGTAA